The Leptolyngbya sp. 'hensonii' genomic sequence GCATTCTGCGTTCGATTAAGGCACGCAGTTATCCAGAACTTGCCAAAGCTATTGATGAAGCTTTCTCCCAGGTGTCATCGAGCGACTTAAGGAACTGGTTCTCTCATTGCTGTTACTGTGCCTCACCAGCATAAAAAACGCTGTATTCTCTTTAAAGTCGAGTGATAGAATTACTTTGACAGGGCAGAAACATTGAATTACCGTTTTACTCAATTCGTCCAGGAGATTGTCCGAAGACCTTTCTGACAGTATGCTGTTCTAGCTGCCTGATAGTAGATGATGAATCAGTTGCGCTGTTAGATATCTGCAAACATCTATGTTCGAAACCATCGATGACTGAAAGTATTGGCAATCAAAAACTATTGATGGCTGAAAATATTGGCAACTGAGGTGAGAACTAAGATAAGGCTTCATTGATAAGTTTTCATTCAGTTGTCTTGAGGTTAATGCTTCCGTTTCTGATCTTCTGCCTAGCAGAATCGTGAGGGATTTTTGATCTCTCTATGTGCCAATTCCCTACACAACACGGCTCTAAAATTTTTTGATCGAACGGTCTCCCCATCGTACTTCACGATCGAGGTCAAGGGGGAGGCTCAGGATGGTTTGGGGAGCATTCTCCAGAACATCAGATAGCTTTCCCATCAGTTCATAGTTCTTTCTGCCCATCCGATTCAAGGGGTCTGGCAGCGATCGGGCACTGCAAGCCCAATCCTCGTGAGAGGGAGTTTCTGCTCTGTATTCAGCAACCTATACGTTTCCAACATTCATAATCTCAGCCTCAGTTGTACAGAAATCTCTGTAATTTCTGCATTTCTGATCAGCTGACTACTTCTAAGGAGGACTTATGGCAGTTACGACCTTGCCTTCACCTGATTTTTCCGGTTTTTCTAAAGCGTTACTCCGAGACGCCTACTTTTTGTTGCCTCAGACTGGTGCCAGCGCTACAGATTCCGCCTCGGCAGGAACCGCGATCGCCACGGGTTACAAAACTGACGATGGCAACATCGCCTGGTTACCTGGCGATCCAGCCAATGGGAAATTGACGACCATCGCAGAGCAACTGCGGGCTGAAAAAGGATTTTCGATCGGTGTGGTCAGTACTGTTCCTTTTAACCATGCCACACCTGCCGCCTTTGTCAGCCATAATGTCAACCGCAACAATTACAAAGCCATTGCGGAGGAAATGCTCTGGACCGTCAAGCCAGATGTGGTGATTGGAGGGGGCTACGGTTCAAGCTATGTCAACGGTCTGAATTTCAGTACCCTTCCCTCAGATTACACTTTTGTCCAGCGGCAGGCTGGGGTAGATGGAGGTGCATCCCTGTATCAAGCAGCCACCTCCGTGGATGTGAACACCGGCGAGAAACTGTTCGGCCTCTTTGGTGAAGCAGGGGGAAACTTTGACTACCATGGGGTTGCGGACACCCCTGGCACCCCCACAGTCACTCGCGGCAGCATTGAAAACCCCACCCTGGCCGATTCCGTCAATTCTGCCCTGACGGTTCTGAGCAAAGATCCAGACGGGTTTTTTGTCATGTTTGAACAGGGTGACATCGACTGGTCCAACCACGCCAATGACTTTGAGAACATGATTGGGGGTGTCTGGGATCTGGATCAGGCGGTGCGAGCAGCGGAAGCCTATGTCGATCGGGCTGGAGACGGCATGACCTGGAAGAACACCCTGATGATTGTGACTGCCGACCACTCCAACAGCTATATGAAAAACCAGGAAGTTCTGGGGGCAGGCGATCTGCCAACCCAGGTAGCTGCTGGCAGTAGCAGTGCCTATGGTAGTGGTTGGAACTATCCCGATGGGGATGTCACCTATCGTTCTGGGGGCCACACCAATGAGCTGGTTACTCTGTCAGCTCGCGGTGCAGGTGCGGACCTGTTCCAAAACTATGCTGGGGATTGGTATCCCGGTACGCAGATCGTAGATAACACCCAGATCTACAGCGTCATGAAGCAGGCCGCTGACGCTGGTGTAAAACACATCATGTTGTTCATTGGGGATGGGATGAACATTGCCCATGAAACGGCAGGCAGCCGTTACCTGTACGGTAACGATCGGGGACTGGCCTGGCAGGACTGGGGCAAGTCTTGTGATGGCTGGGCAGGCTATGCCACCACCTGGGACACAACAGCTTACAACAAGTATGCCAGTACAAATGGGTTGCCCCTTTATGATCCCAATACCTTTAACCCGTTGATTGGCTATCATCCCCTGGCAGGCGGCGCTTTCGCCAGTCAAAAAGAAGGGGATATCGTGCAGGGGAATGGTATCCTGAGCGGCACTGGTAAATCTGAACTGTTCCTGGCAGGCAATGGGGCTGATTTGATCGAAGCGGCAGGTGGTAAGGACATTGTCTCTGCTGGTTCAGGGAATGATGTGGTGGATGCAGGCTTTGGAGACGACCTCCTGTTTGGCGGTTCAGGGAACGATACCCTGAATGGCGAAGCAGGCAATGACCAGTTGTTCGGCGAAGCGGGGAACGACTTCCTCGTCGGAGGCAGTGGTCATGATGTCCTGGTTGGTGGAGACGGCGATGACCTGCTGAATGGGGGACAGGGCTCCGATACCCTGGGCGGTGGTAATGGGATGGACACCTTTGTCCTGGCTCGCCGCATGGGGATGGACACCGTCCTTGACTTTATAGAGGGTACGGACAAGCTGGGGCTGTCTGGTGGTCTGACCTTCCAGCATCTGGCGATCGTGCAGGGAATTGGTAACCATGCTGGCGATACGCTGATCGGTGTGGCTCGCACAGGTGAATTGCTGGCAACCCTGACAGGGATCCAGGCCGGGTCCATTACCAGTGCGGACTTTGTTCAGGTAGTCTGATGGGCGTCTGACAGTCCCCAGAAGGTCTTGAGTTCTAGGGTGGGCATGGCCCACCCTAGGGGTTCGTCCCTGATAGGCTGCAAAATAGAATGAATAGGCCAGTATACAGAATCTTGCTCTGAGGATTCCGTAAGAGTCCTGTTCTGGAAATCTCCTGAAGTATGTCTGAGACTGTTCCGTCCCACCGCTGTCTAAGGGCACAGGCCATTACCACCGACGCCTTTCAACCCTACGGGCAGGTGATCTGGGCCAGTCAAGATGGTAGTCCCTATAGTTCTGCAGATGCCCAACTGAACTTGCAGCAGGGGATTCCCCGTTTTTATATCATGCGATTGCAACAGCGAGGTCGTCGCTTCCATCAGATCACCCGGCATCAGCGCTGTACCCAATGTCTGGGCTCCCTGGAGGGGAAAGACTGGTATCTGGGGGTTGCGCCCCCATCCCAGACGGATCATCCCGATGTGGCCGCGATCGTGGCGTTTCGCATTCCTGGTACCTGCTTCATCAAGCTGGAGGTTGGCACCTGGCATGCAGGCCCCTATTTTGATCAGGAGTTTGTGGATTTCTACAACCTGGAATTGAGCGATACCAACATCACCGATCATGATACTTGTAATTTGCTGACCCACTTTGGGGTGACATTCGAGATCGAGATGTAAGAGTCCAGAAGATTATGGGGTCAAAAAGGGACGAATGCTTTGCACGATCGGCAGGTGGTCCAATCCCTGTTCCACCAGGGTCGGAAATTGCGAGAGGATGGCAATCATTTCATGGGCAAAATTGAACCGCAGGTCTTTGCCATGATTAACCGTCAGATATTCCAGCAATTCCAGCGCATAGTCGGGATAGCCGAGAATATCGGCAATACAGGACAGTTTCAGGATGTGCTCCGGGTTTTGGCTGACGGGATGGGAGTTTTCTCCAATTGGATCTCGCAGGTAGCAGGCATCAGCCCAAAGTAATTGTCCCCGGCGAGTGGCAGATTGGATGGGGGAGCAAGCCCTCGGACGATAGCACCAAAGATCATCCGTGAGTAAGTCAAACAGGGTAAAACCCAGATTTCTCAGCCAGGGGTCGATATCTGAAAATAGTGATTGGTTGTGATAGAGCAGTGAAAACTCTACTTCTATTTGAATCCCTAAAATACTTTTTTGCAGAAGGTTGAGTGCGCCTTGAAGCACATCAAAGTCAGCTCCTTGGACATCAACCTGGAGGAAGTCAATGGTTTGGATCTGTTCAGATTGGCAAAAATGATCGAGGGTTGTCGTTTGAATGTCCGCTTTGAAGTCTAACTCCAGGCCCTGACCTATCCCATGAAAACGGCTCAGGTAGGCCTGATTAGGCGCATATAGAGAACTACAGTGGACGGCTTTAGTGACGTGAATGGTGGTTGTTTCGATCTGACCGGATAAGGCTAGGGGGTAATGTTTTTCTGTCCAAGAAATCGATTGTTCCTCTATTAAGGCATTGGCTGCATCACAGGCTGCTGCATCAGCATCAAACCCATAAAGGGTTAAATTGGGAGCCAGCGTTTCCCACTGATTCCCTTCCGTAGCCGATAGCTTTCGAGAACCGATAATAGCAACAGTGAATTGCGTTTTTTCCAGGCGCTGATGGGCTTGTAAAGTTTGGACAATCAGGGACATATGACTTATCTGATTGAGAATATCTCCATCAGGGGTTTGGCCATCCAGTTGAGCCCCACCCGAATCTGATGCTGCAGGGTGGGCATGCGGTACAGGTAGGCTAGGCGGCGGGCCACAGAGGCCAGAGGCCCATCCAGGGTAATCCCCAGGCCCGTCAGGGTAGCATTGTCAATGCCCAGGGTCATCATCTCCCCCAGAAACTGATACCGGAAGGGCAGGAGAGGTCGTTCGGTCAGGGAAGCCCAGATATTCCAACCCACGTATTCCGCTTCCTGCAGGGCCGCCTGAGCTGAAGCGGGAACCTGCTGGTCATCGGCATCTCTACAATCTACCAGATCACCCAGGGCAAACACTTCAGGTCGGTCCATGACCTGTAGGGTAGGATTGACCAGCACCTGGCCCCGTTGATTTTGCTTCAGGGGCAGATCTTTAATGACAGTGTGCATGCGATTGCCGATCGTCCAGAGCACCAGATTCACAGGAATCGAATCGACCTGACCTTTATAGCAGAGAGAAAT encodes the following:
- a CDS encoding alkaline phosphatase, with amino-acid sequence MAVTTLPSPDFSGFSKALLRDAYFLLPQTGASATDSASAGTAIATGYKTDDGNIAWLPGDPANGKLTTIAEQLRAEKGFSIGVVSTVPFNHATPAAFVSHNVNRNNYKAIAEEMLWTVKPDVVIGGGYGSSYVNGLNFSTLPSDYTFVQRQAGVDGGASLYQAATSVDVNTGEKLFGLFGEAGGNFDYHGVADTPGTPTVTRGSIENPTLADSVNSALTVLSKDPDGFFVMFEQGDIDWSNHANDFENMIGGVWDLDQAVRAAEAYVDRAGDGMTWKNTLMIVTADHSNSYMKNQEVLGAGDLPTQVAAGSSSAYGSGWNYPDGDVTYRSGGHTNELVTLSARGAGADLFQNYAGDWYPGTQIVDNTQIYSVMKQAADAGVKHIMLFIGDGMNIAHETAGSRYLYGNDRGLAWQDWGKSCDGWAGYATTWDTTAYNKYASTNGLPLYDPNTFNPLIGYHPLAGGAFASQKEGDIVQGNGILSGTGKSELFLAGNGADLIEAAGGKDIVSAGSGNDVVDAGFGDDLLFGGSGNDTLNGEAGNDQLFGEAGNDFLVGGSGHDVLVGGDGDDLLNGGQGSDTLGGGNGMDTFVLARRMGMDTVLDFIEGTDKLGLSGGLTFQHLAIVQGIGNHAGDTLIGVARTGELLATLTGIQAGSITSADFVQVV
- a CDS encoding ureidoglycolate lyase, with translation MSETVPSHRCLRAQAITTDAFQPYGQVIWASQDGSPYSSADAQLNLQQGIPRFYIMRLQQRGRRFHQITRHQRCTQCLGSLEGKDWYLGVAPPSQTDHPDVAAIVAFRIPGTCFIKLEVGTWHAGPYFDQEFVDFYNLELSDTNITDHDTCNLLTHFGVTFEIEM
- a CDS encoding FkbM family methyltransferase, coding for MSLIVQTLQAHQRLEKTQFTVAIIGSRKLSATEGNQWETLAPNLTLYGFDADAAACDAANALIEEQSISWTEKHYPLALSGQIETTTIHVTKAVHCSSLYAPNQAYLSRFHGIGQGLELDFKADIQTTTLDHFCQSEQIQTIDFLQVDVQGADFDVLQGALNLLQKSILGIQIEVEFSLLYHNQSLFSDIDPWLRNLGFTLFDLLTDDLWCYRPRACSPIQSATRRGQLLWADACYLRDPIGENSHPVSQNPEHILKLSCIADILGYPDYALELLEYLTVNHGKDLRFNFAHEMIAILSQFPTLVEQGLDHLPIVQSIRPFLTP